A window of Xyrauchen texanus isolate HMW12.3.18 chromosome 10, RBS_HiC_50CHRs, whole genome shotgun sequence contains these coding sequences:
- the s100u gene encoding S100 calcium binding protein U, whose protein sequence is MEAAVKTVVGVFLKSSKGKENLGSKDFQKLVKNNLNNIMTGTENNDEIKGMCKDLDNNQDGKVNFQEYMKLIGYLAQSLSDKRCSDQEAQAESSSQKAQAEAAAVPIKAEPQQAEPKAAKEEETKQELVAKEEETKQELVAKEEETKQEPVAKEEETKQEPVAKVAAIEEQKPKEENKTNVEQEAATVEEKNKTGEAS, encoded by the exons ATGGAGGCAGCAGTCAAAACAGTAGTGGGAGTGTTCCTGAAGTCATCAAAGGGCAAGGAGAACCTTGGATCAAAGGATTTCCAGAAGCTTGTGAAGAACAACCTGAACAACATTATGACG GGCACAGAGAACAATGACGAAATAAAAGGCATGTGTAAAGACCTTGACAACAACCAGGATGGGAAGGTCAACTTCCAGGAGTATATGAAACTGATTGGCTATCTGGCTCAGTCTCTCAGCGACAAGCGTTGTTCGGATCAGGAAGCGCAAGCAGAGAGTTCATCTCAGAAGGCACAAGCTGAAGCAGCTGCAGTGCCCATTAAGGCAGAACCACAACAGGCAGAGCCAAAGGCAGCAAAGGAGGAGGAAACAAAACAGGAGCTAGTGGCCAAGGAGGAGGAGACAAAACAGGAGCTAGTGGCCAAGGAGGAGGAGACAAAACAGGAGCCAGTGGCCAAGGAGGAGGAGACAAAACAGGAGCCAGTGGCCAAGGTGGCAGCGATTGAAGAGCAGAAGCCAAAGGAGGAGAACAAAACAAACGTGGAGCAGGAAGCAGCGACAGTTGAAGAGAAGAATAAAACCGGGGAAGCTTCATAG
- the s100s gene encoding S100 calcium binding protein S, with amino-acid sequence MPRSKSDIMSKEPSSNLESAMQMLIKTFHKYSGKEGDKYTLSRGELRELLTEELGNYLGSAQDKDAVERVMNDLDSNNDGEVDFTEFIILMGALTVACNDFFLDSPPPKTKGDSKSDGATEEKKE; translated from the exons ATGCCACGCTCAAAGAGTGATAT CATGTCCAAAGAACCAAGCTCCAACTTGGAAAGTGCAATGCAGATGCTCATCAAAACCTTCCACAAGTATTCTGGGAAGGAAGGAGACAAGTACACACTCAGCCGAGGAGAACTGAGGGAACTGCTGACGGAGGAGCTGGGAAATTATCTAGGG AGCGCACAAGATAAAGACGCAGTGGAACGAGTGATGAACGATCTGGATTCCAATAACGATGGCGAGGTGGACTTCACCGAGTTCATCATCCTCATGGGCGCGCTGACAGTAGCCTGTAATGACTTCTTCCTTGACAGCCCACCGCCCAAAACCAAGGGCGACAGCAAGAGTGACGGAGcaacagaggaaaagaaagagtAA
- the LOC127650555 gene encoding pygopus homolog 2-like isoform X1 — protein MAGQQAGQSQGKRGKGSQMKSPEKKKRKSNSQGAAFSHLSEFAPPPTPMVDHLVASNPFDDDFGPPLRPGGGGGPGGASFLPSPGAGGGGYGGPGRMGGGMGFMGGPGGPGGGQPGRRPPFGPPTPNAGPHHPLGFGGMPGFGGGGGGGGGGGGFPPGGPSQFNIPPNFSPPMHPGQGFNPMLSPGGMGGGPGVGGGPPHPRFGMPQQLPPHGQGGHPFNSPPLPGGPGPRGPPHGPMNPMGGMGGGMNMMGMGGPGGHGNMVGGHPGMPPQGQFPPAQDGPYPGSSPPVGEEGKNFGGPGGGPPIPSQQQPTNLNPSGPPSNNATPGPSPAPGPPQPGGGFQGHPDVPQPNPNTPGQPQSAPPPLNPNSSPTGPLNGPQPQQTPTNQHPAPNSTGGPGPNTPSNQQQTTPPNSTPGSVPYSQQNNAPGGSMPNQPPNSNQNNLNNSSGGNTPGSNPNPPSNSNSTPNTQSPIPSGPAPPTSGPGSGPPKLGGGMVFPCGLCMSEVHDDQEAILCEASCQRWFHRDCTGLTEPAYGLLTRESAAVWACDFCLKTKEIQAVYVRQGLGQLVAANDG, from the exons ATGGCGGGACAACAGGCGGGACAGAGTCAAGGAAAACGAGGCAAAG GTTCCCAGATGAAGAGCCCagagaaaaagaagagaaaatccAACTCTCAG GGGGCAGCGTTCTCCCACCTCTCTGAGTTTGCTCCCCCTCCCACACCTATGGTGGATCACCTGGTGGCCTCTAACCCTTTTGATGATGACTTTGGTCCACCATTGCGGCCTGGTGGAGGAGGTGGTCCAGGTGGTGCCTCTTTCCTGCCCAGCCCAGGGGCAGGCGGAGGAGGCTACGGCGGGCCCGGCCGAATGGGAGGAGGTATGGGATTCATGGGTGGGCCTGGAGGACCTGGAGGTGGCCAACCTGGCCGAAGACCACCATTTGGTCCCCCAACACCAAATGCTGGACCTCACCACCCACTTGGATTTGGAGGCATGCCTGGCtttggaggtggaggtggaggcgGAGGTGGTGGAGGAGGTTTTCCACCTGGAGGGCCATCCCAGTTTAACATACCACCCAATTTCAGCCCTCCCATGCACCCTGGGCAAGGCTTCAACCCGATGCTGTCTCCTGGAGGAATGGGCGGTGGTCCAGGAGTCGGAGGAGGTCCGCCTCACCCACGGTTTGGGATGCCTCAACAACTGCCTCCACATGGACAGGGGGGCCATCCCTTCAACAGCCCACCTTTACCTGGGGGCCCTGGCCCTCGTGGACCCCCGCATGGCCCCATGAACCCTATGGGAGGTATGGGAGGAGGAATGAACATGATGGGAATGGGTGGTCCAGGTGGACATGGTAATATGGTGGGCGGACACCCAGGTATGCCTCCACAAGGACAGTTCCCTCCTGCGCAAGATGGTCCATACCCTGGATCAAGTCCCCCTGTTGGCGAAGAGGGAAAGAACTTTGGTGGTCCAGGTGGTGGTCCACCCATCCCCTCTCAACAGCAACCAACCAACCTTAATCCCTCTGGTCCTCCATCCAACAATGCAACCCCTGGTCCATCCCCAGCCCCTGGACCTCCACAGCCTGGAGGAGGTTTCCAAGGTCATCCAGATGTCCCACAACCCAACCCCAACACACCAGGGCAACCCCAGTCGGCTCCTCCACCCCTCAATCCCAACTCTTCCCCAACGGGCCCCCTTAATGGTCCACAGCCCCAACAAACGCCAACCAATCAGCATCCTGCACCCAACTCTACTGGTGGCCCTGGCCCCAACACTCCATCCAATCAGCAGCAAACAACACCCCCAAACTCTACCCCTGGATCTGTACCATACAGCCAGCAAAACAATGCTCCAGGAGGGTCAATGCCAAACCAGCCACCCAATTCCAACCAGAACAACCTTAACAACAGCAGTGGCGGCAACACTCCAGGTAGTAACCCCAATCCTCCATCCAATTCCAACTCCACACCGAACACCCAGTCCCCAATTCCCAGTGGGCCTGCTCCGCCAACTTCTGGCCCAGGCTCCGGTCCCCCAAAGCTTGGTGGAGGTATGGTTTTCCCCTGTGGCCTCTGCATGTCAGAAGTTCACGACGACCAAGAGGCCATCTTATGTGAGGCATCATGCCAACGCTGGTTCCATAGAGACTGCACAGGCCTAACGGAGCCAGCATATGGCCTGCTAACCAGAGAGAGTGCTGCTGTGTGGGCCTGCGACTTCTGcctcaaaacaaaagagattcaAGCAGTTTATGTGCGCCAGGGACTGGGACAGCTTGTGGCTGCCAATGATGGCTGA
- the LOC127650555 gene encoding pygopus homolog 2-like isoform X2, producing the protein MKSPEKKKRKSNSQGAAFSHLSEFAPPPTPMVDHLVASNPFDDDFGPPLRPGGGGGPGGASFLPSPGAGGGGYGGPGRMGGGMGFMGGPGGPGGGQPGRRPPFGPPTPNAGPHHPLGFGGMPGFGGGGGGGGGGGGFPPGGPSQFNIPPNFSPPMHPGQGFNPMLSPGGMGGGPGVGGGPPHPRFGMPQQLPPHGQGGHPFNSPPLPGGPGPRGPPHGPMNPMGGMGGGMNMMGMGGPGGHGNMVGGHPGMPPQGQFPPAQDGPYPGSSPPVGEEGKNFGGPGGGPPIPSQQQPTNLNPSGPPSNNATPGPSPAPGPPQPGGGFQGHPDVPQPNPNTPGQPQSAPPPLNPNSSPTGPLNGPQPQQTPTNQHPAPNSTGGPGPNTPSNQQQTTPPNSTPGSVPYSQQNNAPGGSMPNQPPNSNQNNLNNSSGGNTPGSNPNPPSNSNSTPNTQSPIPSGPAPPTSGPGSGPPKLGGGMVFPCGLCMSEVHDDQEAILCEASCQRWFHRDCTGLTEPAYGLLTRESAAVWACDFCLKTKEIQAVYVRQGLGQLVAANDG; encoded by the exons ATGAAGAGCCCagagaaaaagaagagaaaatccAACTCTCAG GGGGCAGCGTTCTCCCACCTCTCTGAGTTTGCTCCCCCTCCCACACCTATGGTGGATCACCTGGTGGCCTCTAACCCTTTTGATGATGACTTTGGTCCACCATTGCGGCCTGGTGGAGGAGGTGGTCCAGGTGGTGCCTCTTTCCTGCCCAGCCCAGGGGCAGGCGGAGGAGGCTACGGCGGGCCCGGCCGAATGGGAGGAGGTATGGGATTCATGGGTGGGCCTGGAGGACCTGGAGGTGGCCAACCTGGCCGAAGACCACCATTTGGTCCCCCAACACCAAATGCTGGACCTCACCACCCACTTGGATTTGGAGGCATGCCTGGCtttggaggtggaggtggaggcgGAGGTGGTGGAGGAGGTTTTCCACCTGGAGGGCCATCCCAGTTTAACATACCACCCAATTTCAGCCCTCCCATGCACCCTGGGCAAGGCTTCAACCCGATGCTGTCTCCTGGAGGAATGGGCGGTGGTCCAGGAGTCGGAGGAGGTCCGCCTCACCCACGGTTTGGGATGCCTCAACAACTGCCTCCACATGGACAGGGGGGCCATCCCTTCAACAGCCCACCTTTACCTGGGGGCCCTGGCCCTCGTGGACCCCCGCATGGCCCCATGAACCCTATGGGAGGTATGGGAGGAGGAATGAACATGATGGGAATGGGTGGTCCAGGTGGACATGGTAATATGGTGGGCGGACACCCAGGTATGCCTCCACAAGGACAGTTCCCTCCTGCGCAAGATGGTCCATACCCTGGATCAAGTCCCCCTGTTGGCGAAGAGGGAAAGAACTTTGGTGGTCCAGGTGGTGGTCCACCCATCCCCTCTCAACAGCAACCAACCAACCTTAATCCCTCTGGTCCTCCATCCAACAATGCAACCCCTGGTCCATCCCCAGCCCCTGGACCTCCACAGCCTGGAGGAGGTTTCCAAGGTCATCCAGATGTCCCACAACCCAACCCCAACACACCAGGGCAACCCCAGTCGGCTCCTCCACCCCTCAATCCCAACTCTTCCCCAACGGGCCCCCTTAATGGTCCACAGCCCCAACAAACGCCAACCAATCAGCATCCTGCACCCAACTCTACTGGTGGCCCTGGCCCCAACACTCCATCCAATCAGCAGCAAACAACACCCCCAAACTCTACCCCTGGATCTGTACCATACAGCCAGCAAAACAATGCTCCAGGAGGGTCAATGCCAAACCAGCCACCCAATTCCAACCAGAACAACCTTAACAACAGCAGTGGCGGCAACACTCCAGGTAGTAACCCCAATCCTCCATCCAATTCCAACTCCACACCGAACACCCAGTCCCCAATTCCCAGTGGGCCTGCTCCGCCAACTTCTGGCCCAGGCTCCGGTCCCCCAAAGCTTGGTGGAGGTATGGTTTTCCCCTGTGGCCTCTGCATGTCAGAAGTTCACGACGACCAAGAGGCCATCTTATGTGAGGCATCATGCCAACGCTGGTTCCATAGAGACTGCACAGGCCTAACGGAGCCAGCATATGGCCTGCTAACCAGAGAGAGTGCTGCTGTGTGGGCCTGCGACTTCTGcctcaaaacaaaagagattcaAGCAGTTTATGTGCGCCAGGGACTGGGACAGCTTGTGGCTGCCAATGATGGCTGA